From a single Planctellipticum variicoloris genomic region:
- a CDS encoding GxxExxY protein — MALVFEQQSSLIIGACIEVHRRQGSGFLEPVYQECLEIEFGLRGVDFVPQPELTLSYRDRPLRVTYRPDFVCFGAIIVEIKAASELHDNHRAQVLNYLRSTGFRLGLLVNFGRHPTLEFQRLVN; from the coding sequence ATGGCCCTCGTGTTCGAACAACAGAGCAGCCTGATTATTGGTGCGTGCATCGAAGTGCATCGTCGTCAGGGATCTGGCTTTCTGGAGCCAGTCTACCAGGAGTGTCTGGAGATCGAATTTGGCCTTCGTGGTGTCGATTTCGTTCCACAGCCTGAATTGACATTAAGTTATCGGGATCGTCCTCTGCGGGTTACGTATCGTCCCGACTTTGTTTGTTTTGGTGCAATCATCGTCGAGATCAAGGCCGCCAGCGAGTTGCACGACAATCATCGAGCACAAGTTTTGAACTATCTACGCAGTACTGGTTTTCGACTGGGTTTACTGGTGAATTTCGGACGTCATCCCACTCTTGAGTTTCAGCGATTGGTCAATTGA
- a CDS encoding glutamate synthase subunit beta, which produces MGKPTGFKEFKRQVPTERLPKLRVLDWNEFHEHMDEADLRKQGARCMDCGVPFCHTGTLLNGMAAGCPVNNLIPEWNDLIYRGHWREALDRLHKTNNFPEFTGRVCPAPCEGSCVLGIHEPPVTIKNIECSIIEKGFEEGWVTPAPPPVRTGKKVAVIGSGPAGLAAAAQLNSVGHSVTVFERADRVGGLLMYGIPNMKLDKEVIQRRVDLLTEEGVAFVTGKEIGKDISAAQLQQDFDAVVLCTGATKPNDFFAKTPGRDLKGIHMAMEFLHANTKSLLDSHLKNGHFISAKDKDVVVIGGGDTGTDCLGTSLRHGCRSLVNFEVVPQPPDQRATNNPWPQWPRVFKQDYGHQEAAATYDYARLPGKQLAGDPREYSIQTVEFLGDDQGNLRALKTVRVDWSKPVQGGAPFSVIPGTEQEWPAQLCFFALGFRGPESPVAEQLGVKLDGRSNYEAAFDKYVTNVPGVFAAGDCRRGQSLVVWAINEGRGVARECDRYLMGSTDLP; this is translated from the coding sequence ATGGGCAAGCCAACCGGTTTCAAAGAATTCAAGCGTCAGGTGCCGACCGAGCGTCTGCCGAAACTGCGCGTCCTCGACTGGAACGAGTTCCACGAACACATGGACGAGGCCGACCTGCGCAAGCAGGGAGCCCGTTGCATGGATTGCGGCGTGCCGTTCTGCCACACCGGCACGCTGCTCAACGGCATGGCCGCGGGCTGCCCGGTCAACAACCTGATCCCCGAGTGGAACGACCTCATCTACCGCGGGCACTGGCGCGAGGCCCTCGACCGGCTGCATAAGACCAACAACTTCCCGGAGTTCACCGGCCGGGTCTGCCCCGCTCCGTGCGAAGGCTCCTGCGTGCTCGGCATTCACGAGCCGCCGGTCACGATCAAGAACATCGAATGTTCGATCATCGAAAAGGGCTTCGAAGAAGGCTGGGTCACGCCGGCCCCGCCTCCCGTCCGGACGGGCAAGAAAGTCGCCGTCATCGGCTCCGGTCCTGCAGGACTGGCCGCGGCCGCTCAGCTCAACAGCGTCGGCCACAGCGTCACCGTCTTCGAGCGGGCCGACCGCGTCGGCGGACTGCTGATGTACGGCATCCCCAACATGAAGCTCGACAAGGAGGTTATTCAGCGGCGCGTCGACCTGCTGACCGAGGAAGGCGTGGCCTTTGTGACCGGCAAGGAGATCGGGAAGGACATTTCGGCCGCCCAGCTCCAGCAGGACTTCGACGCGGTCGTCCTCTGCACGGGCGCGACAAAGCCGAACGACTTCTTCGCGAAGACCCCCGGCCGCGACTTGAAGGGGATCCACATGGCGATGGAGTTCCTCCACGCCAACACAAAAAGCCTCCTCGACTCTCACCTCAAAAACGGGCACTTCATCAGCGCCAAGGACAAGGACGTCGTCGTCATCGGCGGCGGCGATACCGGCACCGACTGCCTGGGGACCTCATTGCGTCACGGCTGCCGCAGCCTGGTGAACTTCGAAGTCGTCCCCCAGCCGCCCGACCAGCGTGCGACGAACAACCCCTGGCCCCAGTGGCCCCGCGTCTTCAAGCAGGATTACGGACACCAGGAAGCCGCGGCGACGTACGACTATGCCCGCCTGCCGGGCAAGCAGCTTGCCGGCGATCCACGCGAATACTCCATCCAGACGGTCGAATTTCTGGGCGATGACCAGGGGAATCTGCGGGCGCTGAAGACCGTTCGCGTCGACTGGTCGAAGCCGGTGCAGGGCGGGGCTCCGTTCTCAGTGATTCCCGGCACCGAACAGGAATGGCCCGCCCAGCTCTGCTTCTTCGCCCTCGGCTTCCGCGGACCGGAGTCGCCCGTGGCGGAGCAGCTCGGAGTCAAGCTCGACGGCCGATCGAACTATGAAGCCGCGTTCGACAAGTACGTCACCAACGTTCCGGGCGTCTTCGCCGCCGGCGACTGCCGCCGCGGTCAGAGCCTGGTCGTCTGGGCGATCAACGAAGGCCGGGGCGTTGCCCGCGAATGCGACCGGTACTTGATGGGGTCGACAGACCTGCCATAA
- the rpiB gene encoding ribose 5-phosphate isomerase B, with product MHIALGCDHGGFPLKDRVASLVVAAGHTVVDCGTDSDCAVDYPDFARKVGEVIIAGRADRGILICGSGVGISVAANKIPGIRAGICHDYYSAHQGVEHDDMNVLCIGARIVGEAVAVELVQAFLGAQFTREERHVRRLGKVLQIEQDALAGKFATP from the coding sequence ATGCACATCGCTCTCGGCTGCGATCACGGCGGCTTCCCGCTCAAGGACAGAGTCGCTTCCCTCGTCGTCGCGGCGGGCCATACCGTCGTCGACTGCGGGACAGACTCCGACTGCGCCGTCGACTACCCCGACTTCGCCCGCAAAGTTGGCGAGGTCATTATTGCTGGTCGGGCCGACCGCGGCATTTTGATCTGCGGCAGCGGCGTCGGCATCAGCGTCGCCGCCAACAAAATCCCCGGCATCCGCGCCGGCATCTGCCACGACTACTACTCCGCCCACCAGGGGGTCGAGCACGACGACATGAACGTTCTCTGCATCGGCGCCCGGATCGTCGGCGAAGCCGTCGCCGTCGAGCTCGTCCAGGCCTTCCTCGGTGCGCAGTTTACTCGCGAAGAACGTCACGTCCGCCGGCTCGGAAAAGTCCTGCAGATCGAGCAGGACGCGCTCGCCGGCAAGTTCGCGACCCCGTAG
- a CDS encoding FAD-dependent oxidoreductase, translated as MSTGLRIVIVGGVAGGASAATRARRMNEDAEITLIEKDEHISFANCGLPYYLGGEIAPREKLLVATPELLQKRFRIRVLTRTEVVGIDREARAVAIHDRRTDERGLLPYDRLILAPGAVPIRPPLPGIDAPNVLALRNLADTDRIHAKIHAAAGRRVAVVGAGYIGLEMAEQLTGQGVGVDLIELQPQVLPPVDPEMAEPLAQALRDKGVRLHLGTGLESVEVDAAGRAVAVILSNGERVPTDLVILGMGVRPLVDLARRAELQLGPQGGIAVNRSLQTSDPLIYAVGDAIEYPQGPTGGPQRMALAGPANRAGRLAGEHAATGNAAPMGAVSGTAIVRVFDWTAAGTGLSVRAAHKLGLAARSVTIVANHHAGYFPGAHPLTIKLAYEEPTGRILGGQVVGQEGVDKRIDVIATVIAFRGTVRNLADLDLSYAPPFGSAKDPLHLAAFAAVNHLNGLEDFVDADADLARYQVVDVRSAAEVAARPLAGAPQAINIPLDDLRDRLGELNAAEPTVVSCAVGQRGHAASRILRQKGFRQVFNLSGGATIRQRAMQAAGKLPGR; from the coding sequence ATGTCGACAGGTCTCCGGATTGTGATTGTCGGCGGCGTCGCAGGAGGCGCCTCGGCGGCGACTCGGGCTCGTCGGATGAACGAAGACGCGGAAATCACGCTGATCGAAAAGGACGAGCACATCTCCTTCGCGAACTGCGGTCTGCCCTATTATCTGGGGGGCGAGATCGCTCCCCGGGAGAAGCTGCTGGTCGCCACGCCGGAGCTGCTGCAGAAGCGGTTCCGGATCCGCGTCCTCACCAGGACGGAAGTCGTCGGCATCGATCGGGAAGCCCGCGCCGTGGCCATTCACGATCGTCGTACGGATGAGCGGGGGCTATTGCCTTACGACCGGCTGATTCTTGCGCCAGGCGCCGTTCCGATTCGCCCGCCGCTCCCCGGAATCGACGCTCCCAACGTGCTGGCGCTGCGGAATCTGGCGGACACGGATCGAATTCACGCCAAGATCCACGCCGCCGCGGGACGACGAGTCGCGGTCGTCGGGGCGGGCTACATCGGCCTCGAAATGGCCGAACAATTAACGGGTCAGGGCGTCGGCGTCGACCTCATCGAACTGCAGCCGCAGGTGCTGCCGCCGGTCGATCCCGAGATGGCCGAGCCGCTGGCGCAGGCGCTGCGCGACAAGGGCGTCCGCCTGCACCTGGGAACCGGCCTGGAAAGCGTCGAAGTCGACGCCGCTGGCCGTGCCGTCGCGGTGATTTTGTCCAACGGCGAGCGCGTACCGACCGATCTGGTCATCCTGGGGATGGGCGTCCGGCCGCTGGTCGATCTGGCCCGCCGGGCCGAATTGCAACTCGGACCGCAGGGCGGCATTGCCGTCAATCGCTCTTTGCAGACCAGCGATCCCCTGATCTATGCCGTCGGCGACGCCATCGAGTATCCGCAGGGACCGACAGGCGGCCCGCAGCGGATGGCGCTGGCCGGCCCCGCCAACCGGGCCGGGCGACTGGCCGGCGAACATGCCGCGACGGGGAACGCCGCGCCGATGGGCGCAGTCAGCGGCACCGCCATCGTCCGCGTCTTCGACTGGACGGCGGCCGGAACCGGTCTGAGCGTCCGGGCCGCGCACAAACTGGGACTGGCCGCCCGCAGCGTCACGATCGTCGCCAACCATCACGCCGGCTACTTCCCGGGGGCACACCCGCTGACCATCAAGCTGGCGTACGAAGAGCCTACGGGCCGGATCCTCGGCGGGCAGGTGGTCGGCCAGGAGGGGGTCGATAAGCGGATCGACGTCATCGCGACCGTCATCGCTTTTCGCGGGACGGTGCGGAATCTCGCCGATCTCGACCTGTCCTATGCTCCGCCATTCGGTTCGGCCAAAGACCCGTTGCATCTCGCCGCGTTTGCGGCCGTCAATCACCTGAACGGGCTCGAAGATTTCGTCGACGCCGACGCCGACCTCGCGCGGTATCAGGTAGTCGACGTCCGCTCGGCGGCGGAAGTCGCCGCCCGGCCGCTCGCCGGAGCGCCGCAGGCGATCAACATCCCGCTGGATGACCTGCGGGACCGGCTCGGGGAACTCAATGCCGCGGAGCCCACCGTGGTGTCCTGCGCCGTCGGACAGCGGGGACATGCGGCGAGCCGCATTCTCCGACAGAAAGGCTTCCGGCAGGTCTTCAACCTGAGCGGCGGCGCGACGATCCGCCAGCGGGCGATGCAGGCCGCCGGCAAGCTGCCGGGCCGGTAA
- a CDS encoding 3-keto-disaccharide hydrolase, which yields MLRPLLWKTPLLASGALALLIGGCLPTPAEPPANKTEATAPAEPAQETTPLPADPADGEPFDLEEGFTLLTRDDFEAFGAEPETWSATPEGIRSAGKPRGYLYTKQPYGNFTLRLQYRFDRPKKLPDEAKFKGNTGFLMYITGEHKLWPLSMEVQGKYAQMAAIKENGGAEPAVVQDDEAARQSARRTVGHWNTLEIVSKDGALAVSLNGTPISKSEPNFLSEGLIGIQAEDHPFEVRRMRIRPE from the coding sequence ATGCTTCGTCCCCTGCTCTGGAAAACTCCGCTCCTCGCGTCGGGCGCCCTGGCCCTGCTGATTGGCGGCTGCCTGCCGACGCCCGCCGAACCTCCCGCGAACAAAACTGAGGCCACGGCCCCGGCCGAGCCCGCTCAGGAAACGACGCCACTGCCGGCCGACCCCGCCGATGGCGAACCCTTCGATCTCGAAGAGGGCTTTACCCTGCTGACGCGGGACGACTTTGAGGCATTTGGGGCGGAACCCGAAACCTGGTCGGCGACGCCCGAAGGGATCCGCTCCGCCGGCAAACCGCGCGGCTATCTGTACACGAAGCAGCCCTACGGCAACTTCACGCTCCGGCTGCAGTACCGCTTCGATCGGCCGAAGAAGCTGCCCGACGAAGCCAAGTTCAAGGGGAATACCGGCTTCCTGATGTACATCACCGGCGAGCACAAGCTGTGGCCGCTCAGCATGGAAGTTCAGGGGAAGTACGCGCAGATGGCCGCCATCAAGGAGAACGGCGGCGCTGAACCCGCCGTCGTCCAGGATGACGAAGCGGCCCGCCAGTCGGCCCGGCGGACGGTCGGCCACTGGAACACGCTGGAAATCGTTTCCAAAGACGGCGCCCTCGCGGTTTCGCTGAATGGAACCCCGATCAGCAAGTCCGAGCCGAACTTCCTCAGCGAAGGACTGATCGGAATTCAGGCTGAGGACCACCCGTTCGAAGTCCGCCGGATGCGGATTCGTCCGGAGTAG
- a CDS encoding FKBP-type peptidyl-prolyl cis-trans isomerase, giving the protein MWRRWSLAGLLLAAGCSEPQAQNGANPPVPTAPGPAAPKSDPNLVDADAPEEFTATASGLKYRIRRKSEGRKPTAANSVYAHYKGWLDDGKEFDSSYKRGQPIEFPLGRVIPGWTEGLQLIGEGGMIELEIPSDLGYGPNGMPPDIPGGATLHFIVELLEVR; this is encoded by the coding sequence ATGTGGCGTCGCTGGAGTCTCGCGGGGCTGTTGCTGGCAGCCGGCTGTTCGGAACCTCAGGCGCAGAACGGCGCGAATCCGCCGGTGCCGACGGCCCCGGGGCCGGCCGCGCCCAAGTCGGACCCGAACCTCGTCGATGCGGATGCTCCTGAGGAGTTCACCGCGACGGCGAGCGGACTGAAGTACCGGATTCGCCGGAAGTCCGAAGGCCGCAAGCCGACCGCCGCGAATTCGGTCTACGCTCACTACAAGGGCTGGCTGGACGATGGCAAAGAGTTCGACAGCTCTTATAAAAGGGGCCAGCCGATCGAGTTTCCCTTGGGACGTGTGATTCCCGGCTGGACCGAAGGACTGCAGCTCATTGGCGAGGGGGGCATGATCGAACTCGAAATCCCCTCCGACCTGGGCTACGGTCCGAACGGCATGCCTCCGGACATTCCGGGCGGAGCCACTCTCCACTTCATCGTCGAGTTGCTTGAAGTTCGTTAG
- a CDS encoding pyridoxal phosphate-dependent aminotransferase — protein MSAYRLSAAVQTLKPSATLAAAAKAKELKSKGVTVYDFTLGEPDFITPAHIRQAAVAAMEAGQTHYTPSGGIPELKKAVCGLYKRDYSLDFTPAQVLISNGAKHSIHNVIASLCGPGDEVIIPAPYWVSYSALVELTGATAVIVETTEASGFVMSPEQFRAAITPKTRLLMLNNPSNPTGAAYTAAQLEALARVAVENNVLVLSDEIYEKLVYAGAEFRSFASFGPDVAALTIIVSGVSKAYAMTGWRIGWTIGPVEIIKAMDNLQSQETSNPCSISQYASVAALEGPQTSVEEMRQEFERRRNYVMGRMRPWRERFGVTFAEPGGAFYAFFNVSSAFGKPLQGGKVVTNATDFCTALLEEAHVALVTGDAFGAPGYVRLSFATSMDVLKAGLDGIEAFLAG, from the coding sequence ATGAGTGCGTATCGACTGTCCGCTGCGGTCCAGACCCTGAAGCCCTCCGCGACGCTGGCCGCCGCCGCGAAGGCCAAGGAGCTGAAATCCAAAGGCGTGACCGTCTACGACTTCACGCTGGGCGAGCCCGACTTCATCACGCCGGCCCATATCCGCCAGGCGGCGGTCGCGGCGATGGAAGCCGGACAAACGCACTACACGCCGTCGGGCGGGATTCCCGAGTTGAAGAAGGCCGTCTGCGGTCTCTACAAGCGCGACTACAGCCTCGATTTCACGCCGGCCCAGGTGCTGATTTCGAATGGGGCGAAACACTCGATCCACAACGTCATCGCCTCCCTGTGCGGTCCGGGCGACGAAGTCATCATCCCAGCCCCGTACTGGGTCAGCTACAGCGCCCTGGTCGAACTGACCGGTGCGACGGCGGTCATCGTCGAGACCACCGAGGCCAGCGGGTTTGTGATGAGCCCCGAGCAGTTCCGGGCGGCGATCACGCCGAAAACCCGGCTCCTGATGCTCAACAACCCCTCCAACCCGACCGGCGCCGCATACACCGCGGCCCAGCTTGAAGCGCTCGCGCGGGTCGCCGTCGAGAACAACGTGCTCGTGTTGTCGGACGAGATCTACGAGAAGCTGGTCTATGCAGGAGCAGAGTTCCGCTCGTTCGCCAGCTTCGGTCCGGACGTTGCCGCGCTGACGATCATTGTCAGCGGCGTCAGCAAAGCCTACGCAATGACCGGCTGGCGGATCGGCTGGACGATCGGCCCGGTGGAAATCATCAAGGCGATGGACAACCTGCAGAGCCAGGAGACTTCCAATCCCTGCAGCATCAGCCAGTACGCTTCGGTCGCGGCCCTCGAAGGTCCGCAGACGAGCGTCGAGGAGATGCGGCAGGAATTCGAACGTCGGCGGAATTACGTGATGGGCCGGATGCGTCCTTGGCGTGAGCGATTCGGCGTGACGTTCGCGGAACCGGGGGGCGCCTTCTACGCGTTCTTCAATGTCTCCAGCGCCTTCGGCAAGCCGCTGCAGGGGGGGAAGGTCGTGACGAACGCGACCGACTTCTGCACGGCCCTGCTGGAAGAGGCCCACGTGGCGCTGGTCACGGGAGACGCGTTCGGCGCCCCCGGCTACGTCCGCCTGTCGTTCGCCACGAGCATGGACGTGCTGAAAGCCGGGCTGGATGGCATTGAAGCATTCCTCGCCGGCTGA